One stretch of Proteiniborus sp. DW1 DNA includes these proteins:
- the mreC gene encoding rod shape-determining protein MreC: MTILKKIKGRMIVTIVAIILIIVIGVTASGREKITSIENFIGNIITPIQKFFYNGGESVVGTFKSIGSISQLKNENTKLKEENAKLKEQVRNYEDIVSKSDYLRNAAIIKEKTKYTLVEAEIIGKDPGNWFDRFIIDKGAKDGIKKDDAVIQGIEVDGNTIVEGLVGRVVEVGDNWAKVIAIIDSGSSLSFNVIRTQDGGIMKGDSEGNISGYLFDTKADVVKGDKLLTSGLGGIFIKGLYIGEISEVTKNSDDLLVNIKVEPAINFNKLQNVFVIIGK, encoded by the coding sequence TTGCTATCATTCTAATTATAGTTATTGGAGTTACTGCAAGCGGTAGAGAAAAGATAACATCTATAGAGAACTTTATTGGAAATATAATAACACCTATTCAAAAGTTTTTTTACAATGGAGGAGAATCGGTAGTAGGTACTTTTAAATCTATAGGTAGTATTAGTCAGTTAAAAAATGAAAACACTAAATTGAAGGAAGAAAATGCTAAACTTAAGGAACAAGTGCGAAATTATGAAGACATTGTAAGTAAATCTGACTATCTAAGAAATGCTGCTATTATTAAGGAGAAGACAAAATATACTTTAGTTGAGGCTGAAATAATTGGAAAAGACCCAGGTAACTGGTTTGATAGATTCATAATAGATAAGGGAGCTAAAGATGGAATAAAAAAAGATGATGCAGTTATCCAAGGAATAGAGGTTGATGGTAATACTATAGTAGAAGGACTTGTAGGTAGAGTTGTTGAGGTTGGAGATAACTGGGCTAAGGTAATAGCTATAATAGATTCAGGGAGTAGCCTGAGTTTTAATGTAATTAGAACTCAAGATGGTGGAATCATGAAAGGTGATTCTGAAGGTAACATCTCAGGATATTTATTTGATACAAAGGCGGATGTCGTAAAGGGAGACAAGCTACTAACTTCAGGCCTTGGTGGCATATTTATAAAGGGACTTTACATTGGGGAAATAAGTGAGGTAACAAAGAATAGCGATGATCTTTTAGTTAATATAAAAGTAGAACCAGCAATAAACTTTAATAAACTTCAAAATGTTTTTGTTATTATAGGAAAATAG
- a CDS encoding penicillin-binding transpeptidase domain-containing protein, with translation MKFWEKIKDRYNILIFLIILICVVLAFRLATLTIVEGEEMRRISNSKRVKQISITAPRGEIRDRYGRLLAGNKPSFTVQVMKDELNIKDTDKRNNAILKLVRILDGEGVNYIDEFPIELNVFLFNNETMYMENSKTPNEYVLELLIDNNLIGELINSTMRIDDAVNSRIFFTAERAVNTLENEGISMPIKIKLDDEGNVIYYYDSNVDIDKWQKENNIPRDISARDLLVSKIAENKKNLMKLINNPIVRELTYKVLQDHGLASEIHLEPYSFSFDEEYRAIKRSLMKSFGNITMDSQAKDDFVNIILQTNAKYEVLTDIKIKESDNQKDKEQLIPGQILIDKLNEHNIHIPVDIIIEEEESNVSYKYIDDEEKDKFYKSENIEGELTAIESLVYIANKNNIMSEFILDDRIKAIAQEKVLGYVNPRISIANWEYVAINNKTSWLEQYKVPEKSTAMEAFEFLVDKYKIEDGLNKYEARSIMLILEQLNKQGHRAYQPINIAYGIRNSTVAKLEENKIELLGVGVSIEPVRYYPNGETAAHLLGYLGKISQANEIKKYIEELGYSPNDIIGKTGVEDSFEEYLRGSNGSRRVEVDVLGNTIKVLDEVKPIPGNNLYLTIDLELQKVAEQALKQAVEQIQIGGEFQSDWGNYKFSQAYKNATSGAVVATNVKTGEILAIANYPAYDPNLFVTGISDEDWRSLMPEHEEDPLAPRPLYNIALQTAIQPGSIFKMITGLAAQEKGISASKKIYDYGVVEIGNGRFGCWYWNDYGRSHGLVNLAEAIRDSCNYYFYSVTMGRNPRTGEGLGGKVEIEDILKIAKEFGLDDKTGIEIAGERAVGVPDTNLKTNNTKIGLRRFLNTNIRDFIKEGITLDEKEIAKIVDEIVSWAEFEEPLSKREVVRRLDKLNINGEKKLEGSREDLADVIKYTYLNQSGWKQADTLNISIGQGQNAYTPIQMVNYVATLANGGYRHNVSAISKAESHDNSQTVFEPLRESNKVNLSNYNFINEVNKGMGMVTSDGSVRAIFSNLPVKIASKTGTAQNSGTNPVTGEKYDNYAWFVAYGPYEENNPEAAEIAVSVVIFQGGTGGYAAPVAREVIMQYLGYNYDENSEFTVRNKLAK, from the coding sequence ATGAAATTTTGGGAAAAGATAAAAGATAGATACAATATTCTTATTTTTCTTATTATTTTAATATGTGTTGTTTTGGCTTTTAGACTTGCAACACTCACTATTGTAGAAGGTGAGGAAATGAGGAGGATATCAAATAGCAAAAGAGTAAAACAAATATCTATAACTGCGCCTAGAGGTGAAATAAGAGACAGATACGGAAGGTTATTAGCAGGTAATAAACCTAGCTTTACAGTTCAAGTTATGAAAGATGAATTAAATATTAAGGACACTGATAAAAGGAATAATGCCATACTCAAGCTTGTTAGGATACTGGACGGTGAAGGTGTTAACTATATAGATGAGTTTCCTATAGAATTAAATGTTTTTTTATTTAATAATGAAACTATGTACATGGAAAATAGCAAGACGCCTAATGAATATGTGTTAGAATTACTTATAGATAACAATCTCATAGGAGAGCTTATAAATTCAACTATGAGAATTGATGATGCTGTAAATTCTAGAATATTTTTTACAGCAGAGAGAGCTGTAAATACTTTGGAAAACGAAGGCATTTCAATGCCTATAAAAATAAAATTAGATGATGAAGGAAATGTTATATATTATTATGATTCAAATGTAGATATAGACAAATGGCAAAAAGAGAATAACATACCGAGGGACATATCTGCAAGAGATTTACTTGTTTCAAAAATAGCAGAAAACAAAAAAAACCTCATGAAGCTAATCAATAATCCAATTGTAAGAGAGCTAACATATAAAGTATTGCAAGACCATGGATTAGCAAGTGAAATACACTTAGAACCATATAGCTTTAGCTTTGATGAAGAATATAGGGCTATAAAAAGAAGCTTAATGAAGAGCTTCGGAAATATAACAATGGATAGCCAAGCAAAAGATGATTTTGTAAACATTATTTTACAAACAAATGCTAAATATGAAGTTCTTACAGATATAAAAATTAAAGAAAGTGATAACCAAAAGGACAAAGAACAATTAATTCCAGGACAAATATTAATTGATAAACTCAATGAACATAATATCCATATTCCAGTAGATATTATTATAGAGGAAGAAGAAAGCAATGTTTCATATAAATATATTGATGACGAAGAAAAGGATAAGTTCTATAAAAGCGAGAATATAGAAGGAGAATTAACAGCTATAGAGTCCTTAGTTTATATTGCTAATAAAAACAATATTATGTCAGAGTTTATATTAGATGATAGAATTAAGGCTATTGCCCAGGAAAAGGTGCTTGGATATGTGAATCCAAGAATATCTATTGCTAATTGGGAATATGTTGCTATAAATAATAAAACAAGCTGGCTTGAACAGTATAAGGTGCCAGAAAAAAGTACTGCAATGGAAGCCTTCGAGTTTTTAGTTGATAAATATAAAATCGAAGATGGACTTAATAAGTATGAAGCCAGATCTATAATGCTGATTTTAGAACAATTAAATAAACAAGGACACAGAGCCTATCAACCAATAAACATAGCATATGGAATAAGAAATAGTACTGTAGCAAAACTAGAAGAAAATAAAATTGAGCTACTTGGTGTAGGAGTATCAATAGAGCCAGTTAGGTATTATCCTAATGGAGAAACAGCTGCTCATCTTTTAGGTTATTTAGGCAAGATATCACAAGCAAATGAAATAAAAAAATATATTGAGGAGCTGGGATATTCACCTAATGACATTATTGGGAAAACAGGTGTAGAAGATAGCTTTGAAGAATATTTAAGGGGAAGCAATGGCAGCAGGCGTGTTGAGGTAGACGTTTTAGGTAATACAATAAAGGTATTGGACGAAGTAAAGCCTATACCAGGAAACAATCTTTATTTAACAATAGATCTTGAGTTACAAAAAGTAGCAGAACAAGCATTAAAGCAAGCCGTAGAGCAGATACAAATAGGTGGAGAATTTCAAAGTGATTGGGGCAACTATAAGTTTTCCCAAGCATATAAAAATGCTACTTCTGGAGCAGTTGTTGCAACTAATGTTAAGACAGGTGAGATTCTAGCTATAGCTAATTACCCAGCATATGATCCAAATCTTTTTGTAACAGGTATTTCTGATGAAGATTGGAGAAGTTTGATGCCAGAACATGAGGAAGATCCACTAGCACCGAGGCCTCTTTATAATATTGCTTTACAAACTGCGATCCAGCCTGGCTCTATATTTAAGATGATAACAGGTTTGGCAGCACAAGAAAAAGGTATAAGTGCAAGTAAAAAAATATACGACTATGGAGTTGTAGAGATAGGTAACGGAAGATTTGGTTGTTGGTATTGGAATGATTATGGAAGATCTCATGGTTTGGTTAACTTAGCAGAAGCCATAAGAGATTCCTGTAACTATTATTTTTATAGTGTTACTATGGGCAGGAATCCGAGGACAGGAGAAGGATTAGGTGGAAAGGTAGAAATTGAGGATATTTTGAAAATTGCTAAAGAATTTGGTCTTGATGATAAAACAGGAATAGAAATAGCAGGAGAGAGAGCTGTTGGTGTTCCAGATACAAATCTAAAGACAAATAATACAAAAATTGGGCTAAGAAGATTTTTGAACACTAATATTAGAGATTTTATTAAAGAAGGAATAACATTAGATGAAAAGGAAATTGCAAAAATAGTAGATGAGATCGTAAGTTGGGCTGAGTTTGAAGAGCCTCTTAGCAAGAGAGAAGTAGTTAGAAGACTAGATAAGCTTAATATTAATGGTGAAAAGAAACTAGAAGGTAGTAGGGAGGACCTTGCTGATGTCATAAAATACACTTATTTAAACCAATCAGGTTGGAAGCAAGCAGATACCCTGAATATTTCCATAGGGCAAGGACAGAATGCTTATACTCCAATCCAAATGGTAAACTATGTAGCTACTTTAGCGAATGGTGGATACAGACATAATGTAAGTGCAATTTCCAAAGCTGAAAGCCATGACAACTCACAAACGGTTTTTGAACCTTTAAGAGAATCTAATAAAGTAAACTTAAGTAATTATAATTTTATCAATGAGGTAAATAAAGGTATGGGAATGGTTACTAGTGATGGTAGTGTTAGGGCAATTTTTAGTAATCTTCCTGTAAAAATAGCTTCAAAAACAGGAACTGCTCAGAACTCGGGAACTAACCCCGTAACAGGTGAAAAATATGATAACTATGCTTGGTTTGTTGCATATGGACCATATGAGGAAAATAATCCAGAGGCAGCTGAGATTGCAGTATCAGTAGTTATATTTCAAGGAGGTACTGGTGGATACGCTGCACCTGTCGCGAGAGAAGTGATAATGCAGTATCTTGGATACAATTACGACGAAAATAGTGAATTTACTGTGAGGAATAAATTGGCTAAGTAG
- the mreD gene encoding rod shape-determining protein MreD gives MKYFIIGILVLLNFILESTILQHVSILGVVPNTSLIIIVCISILSGKKTGSILGLILGFLQDMLFYDVIGVHALIYFIIGYVIGLTEKKVFKENLFLPFVFTAISTFAFHLTCYVFMYFLSMNIDLILFIKNVVVLEVIYNSLLSIFFYKQFLRLFRPRQMTFGKK, from the coding sequence GTGAAGTACTTTATAATAGGCATATTAGTATTATTAAATTTTATATTAGAATCTACTATACTACAGCATGTTAGCATACTTGGTGTTGTACCCAATACATCCTTGATAATAATTGTATGTATTTCCATACTCTCTGGTAAAAAAACGGGGAGTATTTTAGGATTAATACTAGGTTTTTTGCAGGATATGCTCTTTTATGATGTTATAGGGGTGCATGCCTTAATTTACTTTATAATTGGCTATGTTATTGGATTAACAGAAAAAAAAGTATTTAAGGAAAATTTGTTCTTACCTTTTGTCTTTACGGCAATATCAACATTTGCTTTTCATTTGACTTGTTATGTTTTTATGTATTTTCTATCAATGAATATTGATTTGATTTTGTTTATTAAAAATGTTGTCGTATTAGAAGTGATTTATAACTCCTTACTATCTATTTTCTTTTACAAACAATTTCTAAGACTATTTCGCCCACGACAAATGACCTTTGGAAAGAAATAA